The following proteins are encoded in a genomic region of Cryptomeria japonica chromosome 11, Sugi_1.0, whole genome shotgun sequence:
- the LOC131055857 gene encoding protein argonaute 7-like, whose translation MFQLPLIFHHKPIKDAISEGAEVITKVTSSRLEWASEFFRRGKNIFEANKESMEGGWNRGRREEQRRQPPPQGSGTRGVESGRINFNDNEFPPLPAPTQGRRARPEQFAPPPLVQPGMNPGLAIPGTSASISTGSSVEKENSENLKTLKPMRRPDAGERNRCKKVDLFANHFKVKFQPTQQIFHYDVKITRQSVKNNASKRGGKQKGGRGASTEEVQDIATTVSRADAEEIKNKLFADIHVDFPNAKPIYDGKKNLYSAIELQEGEFTVKLPAKGEGSDVTEYKVSLTLAKTLDGHGLADFLNRNTGNHVTLQQEMLQALDLVVREHPSSTRMIMGRTVYDKDINEQMDLTSDIVAARGFSMSLRPTAQGLSLNVDFSVAAFNFNATIGVLDYLRENLQIDCQPNRGLDEKYRTAAESALKGLKVAVRHRATKQKYTVWRLTEETTGQLKFNIEENGQQRRSISLVNYYWEHYGKKIEYQRLPCLDLSQQYDKPNYVPMEFCEICEGQRFLKDNLNAIQQRKMRDMACPQVGVRQERIEKMMRRQDGPTGGPYLPHFQIAVVAEMTRVTARVLDAPELRLGDRGQLRRIIPRPHDRKWNLLKSHVFDGKYIERWGIIHFANQETGEQTRMVVNNFCIAMVERFNTLGINMHTEPMINESDEMAKFDNVAQLKQTLTEIYTITQGKLQILICIMEEKHAGYESLKLICETEIGLVTQCCLWDNVIRYGDTKFSSPYLANFALKVNAKVGGSNVALDPDTTKIPRFGNSHDVVYFGADVNHPGKRDEISPSIAALVMSINPPESNRYVATMRCQKNRQEHISELGDMSKELLTKYVDKNKKLPERILFFRDGVSEGQFDMVLNDELAAMRDAYMQFEGAAEPIISCIVVQKRHHTRLFDVKSGSVRNVTPGTVVDTTIVHPREFDFYLCSHYALQGTSKPTHYHVLSDGNEFTSDELQTLINNLCYTFARCTKPVSLVPPVYYAHLAAYRGRVYLEASSSSSSPPTSIPKIRDGVENSMFFI comes from the exons ATGTTTCAACTTCCATTAATTTTTCATCATAAGCCTATAAAGGACGCAATTTCTGAGGGCGCTGAGGTCATTACAAAGGTTACCAGCAGCAGGTTGGAGTGGGCTTCAGAGTTCTTCAG GAGAGGGAAAAATATTTTTGAGGCGAATAAAGAATCAATGGAGGGAGGATGGAATAGAGGGCGAAGAGAGGAACAACGGAGGCAACCGCCACCTCAGGGGAGTGGTACGCGGGGAGTCGAATCCGGGAGGATTAATTTCAATGACAACGAGTTTCCGCCTCTACCTGCTCCAACCCAAGGTAGACGTGCAAGGCCAGAGCAATTCGCCCCGCCGCCTTTAGTTCAGCCTG GAATGAATCCAGGTTTGGCTATTCCTGGTACTAGCGCTAGCATCAGTACCGGTAGTAGCGTTGAAAAAGAGAACTCTGAAAATTTGAAGACTTTGAAGCCTATGAGGAGGCCCGATGCTGGAGAGCGAAATAGGTGTAAAAAGGTTGATCTCTTTGCCAATCATTTCAAGGTCAAATTTCAGCCCACTCAACAGATATTCCATTATGATGTGAAGATAACACGCCAGTCTGTCAAAAATAATGCTTCCAAACGTGGAGGAAAGCAGAAAGGAGGCCGTGGTGCTTCTACTGAGGAGGTTCAAGACATAGCGACCACTGTGTCTAGGGCAGATGCAGAAGAGATTAAAAACAAACTGTTTGCAGATATTCACGTGGATTTCCCCAATGCAAAGCCTATTTACGATGGCAAAAAGAACCTGTACAGTGCGATCGAATTGCAAGAGGGGGAATTTACCGTGAAGCTCCCAGCTAAAGGGGAAGGCAGTGATGTTACAGAATATAAGGTGAGTCTAACGCTAGCCAAAACGCTAGATGGGCATGGACTAGCAGATTTTCTTAATAGAAATACAGGCAATCATGTGACCCTGCAACAGGAAATGTTGCAGGCGTTGGATCTGGTAGTAAGGGAGCATCCCAGCAGCACCCGGATGATCATGGGACGGACTGTTTATGATAAGGATATAAATGAGCAGATGGATCTTACGAGTGATATTGTTGCTGCAAGAGGGTTTTCAATGAGTCTCAGGCCTACGGCCCAGGGGCTATCTCTTAATGTGGATTTTTCTGTAGCGGCTTTCAATTTCAATGCAACAATTGGTGTACTAGATTATTTGCGGGAGAATCTACAAATTGATTGCCAACCAAACAGAGGTCTCGATGAAAAATATCGAACGGCGGCTGAAAGTGCTCTGAAGGGTTTGAAGGTAGCCGTCAGACATAGGGCTACAAAGCAAAAATACACCGTGTGGAGACTGACTGAAGAAACTACCGGACAGCTCAAGTTTAACATTGAAGAAAACGGGCAGCAGAGGCGGAGCATTAGCCTTGTGAATTATTACTGGGAGCATTACGGAAAGAAAATTGAGTACCAACGGCTTCCTTGTTTGGACCTGAGTCAGCAGTATGACAAACCCAATTATGTTCCCATGGAGTTTTGCGAAATTTGTGAAGGGCAGAGGTTTCTGAAGGATAATCTCAATGCAATTCAGCAAAGAAAAATGCGGGACATGGCTTGTCCCCAGGTGGGCGTGAGGCAAGAAAGAATTGAAAAAATGATGAGAAGACAAGATGGTCCTACAGG TGGCCCATATCTACCCCATTTTCAAATAGCAGTTGTTGCAGAAATGACACGAGTCACAGCACGGGTGCTAGATGCACCCGAGCTGAGGCTGGGTGACCGGGGGCAACTTAGACGTATTATTCCACGGCCACATGACAGGAAATGGAACCTGCTTAAAAGCCATGTTTTTGATGGAAAATATATTGAGAGATGGGGAATCATACATTTTGCAAATCAGGAGACAGGAGAGCAGACTCGTATGGTGGTGAATAATTTCTGCATTGCCATGGTGGAAAGGTTCAATACCCTAGGCATCAACATGCATACAGAGCCAATGATTAATGAATCAGATGAAATGGCCAAGTTTGATAATGTGGCACAGCTGAAGCAGACTCTGACTGAAATATACACCATTACCCAAGGGAAGTTACAAATTTTGATATGTATTATGGAGGAAAAGCACGCTGGCTACGAAAGCCTCAAGCTTATCTGTGAGACAGAGATAGGCCTGGTAACGCAATGCTGTTTGTGGGATAATGTCATAAGGTATGGTGATACAAAATTCAGTTCTCCATATTTGGCAAATTTTGCTCTCAAGGTCAATGCCAAAGTAGGCGGGAGTAATGTAGCGCTCGACCCAGATACCACCAAAATACCACGCTTTGGGAACTCTCATGACGTTGTGTACTTTGGAGCAGACGTGAATCATCCAGGCAAGCGAGATGAAATAAGCCCGTCAATTGCTGCTCTTGTCATGAGCATCAATCCGCCCGAATCCAACCGTTATGTGGCCACAATGCGATGCCAGAAAAACCGTCAGGAACACATTTCAGAGCTAGGAGACATGTCTAAGGAATTGCTAACCAAGTATGTCGACAAGAACAAAAAGTTGCCCGAAAGGATTCTCTTTTTCAGAGACGGGGTGAGCGAGGGACAATTCGACATGGTCCTAAACGATGAGTTAGCAGCCATGAGAGACGCATACATGCAATTTGAAGGAGCGGCTGAGCCGATTATCTCATGCATAGTAGTACAGAAGAGGCATCACACAAGGCTGTTCGACGTGAAGAGTGGATCAGTACGCAACGTGACACCTGGCACAGTCGTGGACACTACAATAGTTCACCCAAGGGAGTTTGACTTCTATCTGTGCAGTCACTATGCGCTGCAAGGCACCAGCAAGCCAACCCATTATCATGTTCTTTCAGATGGGAATGAGTTTACTTCCGATGAGTTGCAGACACTCATCAATAATCTCTGTTACACGTTTGCTAGGTGTACAAAGCCCGTCTCACTGGTGCCTCCCGTGTATTATGCTCATCTGGCAGCCTACAGAGGCCGAGTGTATCTCGAAgcctcatcatcatcttcttcaccgCCTACCAGTATTCCGAAGATCCGTGATGGGGTCGAGAATTCCATGTTTTTTATATGA